Proteins encoded in a region of the Pseudomonas syringae KCTC 12500 genome:
- a CDS encoding LysR family transcriptional regulator, with product MKIDDIDAFVAVIRCQSISHAAESLDLTQPAITRRVQNFEQALGVELFDRNTKPLKPTPMGLQVYQKCLAILREMDSLRELVASDTPPSGLLRLGVPQTIGDVVLLDALKQLRGEFPDLRAQVSTGWGSHLIGKIENGELDAAAALFPAGKIFPDNIVGQSIGKMELVVVCAKGLAPKKPGKLADCYEQGWVLNPDGCGFRAGLQRTLTDQGLSMKVNLETFGTELQLGLVADGMGLGLVPRPLLERSAHREQLVALPLKDFKPVMDLWLFYPRFLGNLQAPVEAFGTLVARSLKPVSAAA from the coding sequence ATGAAAATTGATGATATCGATGCGTTCGTTGCAGTCATCCGCTGCCAGTCGATCAGCCACGCCGCTGAATCGCTGGACCTGACCCAGCCCGCCATCACGCGCCGGGTGCAGAATTTCGAGCAAGCCCTCGGGGTCGAGCTGTTCGACCGCAATACCAAGCCGCTCAAGCCGACTCCGATGGGTCTTCAGGTGTACCAGAAGTGCCTGGCGATCCTGCGCGAGATGGATTCGTTGCGCGAGCTGGTGGCCAGTGACACGCCGCCCAGCGGTCTGTTGCGTCTGGGCGTGCCGCAAACCATCGGTGACGTGGTGCTGCTCGATGCGCTCAAGCAGTTGCGTGGGGAGTTTCCCGATCTGCGCGCCCAGGTCAGCACCGGTTGGGGCAGCCACCTGATCGGCAAGATCGAAAACGGCGAGCTGGATGCAGCGGCTGCGCTGTTTCCGGCAGGCAAGATATTTCCAGACAACATCGTTGGTCAGTCGATTGGCAAGATGGAGCTGGTGGTGGTCTGCGCCAAGGGGCTGGCCCCGAAAAAGCCCGGCAAGCTGGCGGACTGTTATGAGCAGGGCTGGGTGCTTAATCCGGACGGCTGCGGTTTTCGTGCAGGCTTGCAGCGCACGCTGACCGATCAGGGCTTGAGCATGAAGGTCAATCTGGAAACTTTCGGCACCGAGCTGCAACTTGGGCTGGTGGCCGATGGCATGGGGCTTGGCCTGGTGCCCCGTCCGCTGCTGGAACGCAGCGCGCACCGCGAGCAGTTGGTGGCGCTGCCGCTCAAGGACTTCAAGCCGGTAATGGACTTGTGGCTGTTCTACCCGCGCTTTCTCGGTAACCTGCAAGCGCCGGTGGAAGCCTTTGGCACACTGGTGGCTCGGTCGCTCAAGCCGGTCTCGGCAGCCGCCTGA
- a CDS encoding cysteine dioxygenase, protein MTQNRHPERLGAFIDALTELLGSEPHEGDLLRRGGKLLAQLVSHDDWLAEEFTVPDANRYQQFLLHADPQQRFSVVSFVWGPGQRTPIHDHRVWGLIGMLRGAEDSQGYLRNAQGHLETSGPAIRLQPGQVEALSPHSNDVHQVSNAFNDQVSISIHVYGADIGTVKRAVYDLDGTEKLFISGYSNAATAHQDQPTGSPTP, encoded by the coding sequence ATGACTCAGAACCGACACCCGGAGCGACTCGGGGCCTTTATCGATGCACTCACCGAACTGCTTGGCAGCGAGCCGCATGAAGGCGATCTGTTACGCCGCGGCGGCAAGCTGCTGGCGCAACTGGTCAGCCACGATGACTGGCTGGCAGAAGAATTTACCGTACCCGACGCCAACCGCTATCAGCAATTTCTGCTGCATGCCGATCCACAGCAGCGTTTTTCGGTAGTCAGTTTCGTCTGGGGGCCTGGCCAACGCACACCTATTCACGACCACCGCGTGTGGGGGCTGATCGGCATGCTGCGCGGCGCGGAAGATTCCCAAGGCTACCTTCGCAACGCGCAAGGGCACCTGGAAACCAGTGGCCCGGCGATTCGCCTGCAACCCGGCCAGGTCGAGGCGTTGTCACCGCACAGCAACGATGTCCATCAGGTCAGCAACGCCTTCAACGATCAGGTGTCGATCAGCATCCACGTTTACGGCGCCGATATCGGCACTGTGAAGCGTGCGGTCTATGACCTCGACGGCACCGAAAAACTGTTCATCTCCGGCTATTCGAACGCCGCCACCGCCCATCAGGATCAGCCAACAGGGAGCCCGACCCCATGA
- a CDS encoding rhodanese-related sulfurtransferase, with the protein MTTPATRSFADIRQALLDRQELVLVDVREEAPFAQAHPLFAVNIPLSKLELEIFSRIPRRDTAVTLYDDGEGLAQIALQRLQALGYSDVKLLDDGLQGWRAAGGELFIDVNVPSKAFGELVEHHRATPSLAAEEVKRLLDSNADVVVLDARRYDEYQTMSIPGGISVPGAELVLRARELAPDPSTRIIVNCAGRTRSIIGTQSLVNAGLPNPINALRNGTIGWLLAGQTLDHGQNRRFAAVSEETRENASADARQVADRAKVKRASRADLQHWQAEASRTTYLFDVRTPEEFAKGHLPGARSTPGGQLVQETDHFASVRGARIALLDDDGVRANMSASWLAQLGWDVSVIDDLEAADFSEQGDWDAPFPTPPQVEAISVETLTQWQKQVNVAVLDFTASANYVKQHIPGAWWTLRADLKQALGKLPAADRYVLTCGSSRLARFAVADLEALTDKPVFLLEGGTASWIKAGLPLEHGESRLASPRIDRYRRPYEGTDAPREAMQAYLDWEFGLVEQLGRDATHGFYVI; encoded by the coding sequence ATGACCACACCTGCCACCCGATCATTCGCCGACATTCGCCAGGCCTTGCTGGACCGCCAGGAGCTGGTCTTGGTAGATGTCCGCGAAGAGGCCCCCTTTGCCCAGGCTCATCCGCTGTTTGCCGTGAACATCCCGCTGTCGAAGCTGGAGCTGGAGATTTTCTCCCGCATCCCGCGACGCGACACGGCCGTGACCCTTTACGACGATGGCGAAGGTCTGGCGCAGATCGCCCTGCAGCGCCTGCAGGCACTGGGCTACAGCGACGTGAAACTGCTCGACGACGGCCTTCAGGGCTGGCGCGCGGCTGGCGGCGAACTGTTCATCGACGTGAATGTGCCGAGCAAGGCGTTTGGCGAGCTGGTGGAGCATCACCGCGCCACCCCGTCGCTGGCCGCAGAAGAGGTCAAGCGCCTGCTCGACAGCAATGCGGACGTGGTGGTGCTCGATGCCCGGCGCTATGACGAATACCAGACCATGAGCATTCCAGGCGGCATCAGCGTACCGGGCGCCGAACTGGTGCTGCGGGCACGTGAGCTGGCACCGGATCCCTCTACTCGAATCATCGTCAATTGTGCGGGTCGCACGCGCAGCATCATCGGCACCCAGTCGCTGGTCAACGCGGGCCTGCCCAATCCGATCAACGCACTGCGCAATGGCACCATTGGCTGGCTGCTGGCCGGCCAGACGCTGGACCATGGCCAGAACCGGCGTTTTGCGGCAGTCAGTGAAGAGACCCGCGAAAACGCCAGTGCCGATGCGCGCCAGGTGGCCGATCGCGCCAAGGTCAAACGAGCCAGCCGTGCTGATCTGCAACACTGGCAAGCCGAGGCTTCACGTACCACTTACCTGTTCGATGTACGTACCCCGGAAGAGTTTGCCAAAGGCCACCTGCCCGGCGCGCGTTCCACACCGGGTGGGCAACTGGTGCAGGAAACCGATCATTTCGCCAGCGTCCGCGGTGCGCGAATCGCGCTGCTGGACGACGACGGCGTGCGCGCCAACATGTCGGCCTCCTGGCTGGCGCAGTTGGGCTGGGACGTGTCGGTGATTGATGACCTGGAGGCAGCGGATTTCAGCGAACAGGGCGACTGGGACGCACCCTTCCCGACGCCGCCGCAGGTCGAGGCGATCAGCGTCGAGACCCTTACTCAATGGCAGAAACAGGTAAACGTGGCGGTGCTGGATTTCACCGCCAGCGCCAACTATGTCAAACAGCATATCCCCGGTGCCTGGTGGACCTTGCGTGCCGACCTGAAGCAGGCGCTGGGCAAGCTGCCGGCAGCTGACCGCTATGTCTTGACCTGCGGCAGCAGCCGTCTGGCGCGCTTTGCCGTGGCCGACCTGGAAGCGTTGACCGACAAGCCGGTGTTTCTGCTCGAAGGCGGCACCGCCAGCTGGATCAAGGCCGGCCTGCCGCTGGAGCACGGCGAAAGCCGACTGGCCTCGCCACGCATCGATCGCTACCGCCGCCCGTACGAAGGCACCGACGCACCGCGCGAAGCCATGCAGGCGTATCTGGACTGGGAATTCGGCCTGGTGGAGCAGCTGGGACGTGACGCAACACACGGGTTTTACGTGATTTGA
- a CDS encoding ABC transporter substrate-binding protein: MLPFFKSTLPFKTLLLGALLSVLAGQQVMAAEQAPLLVANQKSLLKTLLQVSGELKDVPYEIQFSEFPAAAPLGEALNAGAVDIGALGDAPYVFALGAGAPLKVVSITHAQGRFTTAVLVPKNSPIKTVADLKGKRIVTGRGSIGHYLAIRALHEAGLKTSDVTFINLLPSESRLLLDSGDADAWATWDPYTTISITQSDARVLVSGSELLSNHLYLAATSKAIEGKRAQLDDFVARVERAFNWSNAHPEEYAAAQAKVTGLPLAVHLAVAKATKMQRTPIDDQIVQGLQNTADTYLAEGILSKRIDVSTGFDKSFNASRAQIAQATAQ; encoded by the coding sequence ATGCTGCCTTTTTTCAAATCCACCCTGCCTTTTAAAACTCTGCTGCTCGGCGCGCTGCTCAGTGTGCTGGCAGGTCAGCAGGTGATGGCTGCCGAGCAGGCGCCGCTGCTGGTCGCCAATCAGAAGTCGTTGCTGAAAACCCTGCTGCAGGTTTCCGGTGAGCTCAAGGACGTGCCTTACGAGATTCAGTTTTCCGAGTTTCCCGCGGCGGCGCCCTTGGGAGAGGCGCTGAATGCGGGCGCGGTGGATATCGGTGCGCTGGGTGATGCACCCTATGTATTCGCTCTGGGGGCGGGTGCACCCTTGAAAGTGGTCAGCATCACCCACGCCCAAGGCCGCTTCACCACTGCGGTGCTGGTGCCGAAAAACTCGCCGATCAAGACCGTTGCCGACCTCAAGGGCAAGCGCATCGTCACCGGACGCGGCTCCATCGGCCACTATCTGGCGATCCGCGCCTTGCATGAGGCCGGGCTGAAAACCAGTGATGTTACCTTCATCAATCTGCTGCCCAGCGAATCGCGTCTGCTGCTGGACAGTGGCGATGCCGACGCCTGGGCGACATGGGACCCGTACACCACGATCTCCATCACACAAAGCGACGCGCGGGTGCTGGTCAGTGGCAGCGAGCTGCTGAGCAACCATCTCTACCTTGCCGCAACCAGCAAGGCCATCGAAGGCAAACGCGCGCAACTGGATGATTTCGTTGCCCGTGTGGAGCGCGCTTTCAACTGGTCCAACGCCCATCCCGAGGAGTACGCGGCGGCCCAGGCGAAAGTCACCGGCCTGCCCCTGGCGGTGCACCTCGCAGTGGCCAAGGCGACGAAAATGCAGCGCACGCCGATTGATGACCAGATTGTCCAGGGCCTGCAAAACACTGCAGACACTTACCTGGCTGAAGGCATTCTAAGCAAACGGATCGACGTTTCGACAGGCTTCGACAAAAGCTTCAACGCGTCGCGCGCGCAGATCGCGCAGGCCACCGCTCAATAA
- a CDS encoding acyl-CoA dehydrogenase family protein: MTLSTLRPIPHQLHEAPESAEDFSKRLAELTAALAETAEQYDISAQFPHANFQLLHAHGLLGLTVPTELGGGGADLPRAQQVISAVARGEPSTALILVMQYLQHSRLQENRNWPNHLRVQVAEQAVREGALINALRVEPDLGTPARGGLPGTIARRTAQGWRISGSKIYSTGSHGLTWFAVWARSDDDDPLVGSWLVHKDTPGITIIEDWDHLGMRATSSHEVRFDNVLVPLDHAVSVSPWSAPQSELDGSGLLWMAVLLSSVYDGIAQSARDWLVHWLEQRTPSNLGAALSTLPRFQETVGQIDTLLFANRSLLQSAAQGHTPAQHAGQIKYLITGNAIRAVELAIEASGNPGLSRSNPLQRHYRNVLCGRVHTPQNDAVLASVGKAAFAARSKDQ; encoded by the coding sequence ATGACACTCTCGACCCTGCGCCCTATCCCGCACCAGTTGCATGAAGCGCCCGAGTCCGCCGAGGACTTCAGTAAACGGCTGGCAGAACTGACCGCAGCGCTGGCCGAAACCGCCGAGCAATACGATATCAGCGCGCAATTTCCCCATGCCAACTTCCAACTGCTGCACGCTCACGGCCTGCTTGGCCTGACGGTTCCGACCGAACTGGGCGGCGGCGGTGCCGACTTGCCCCGCGCTCAACAGGTGATCAGCGCGGTGGCCCGGGGAGAGCCGTCGACGGCGCTGATTCTGGTCATGCAATACCTGCAGCATTCGAGGCTGCAGGAGAACCGCAACTGGCCGAACCATCTGCGCGTGCAGGTGGCCGAACAGGCCGTGCGTGAGGGCGCGTTGATCAACGCTCTGCGCGTCGAGCCCGATCTGGGCACGCCCGCGCGGGGCGGCCTGCCAGGCACCATCGCGCGCCGCACCGCGCAAGGCTGGCGCATCAGCGGCAGCAAGATCTACTCCACCGGCAGCCACGGTCTGACCTGGTTTGCCGTATGGGCGCGCAGCGATGACGATGACCCGCTGGTGGGCAGCTGGCTGGTCCACAAGGACACGCCGGGCATCACCATCATTGAGGACTGGGACCATCTGGGCATGCGCGCCACCAGCAGCCACGAAGTCAGATTCGACAATGTGCTGGTGCCACTCGATCACGCCGTCAGCGTCAGCCCGTGGAGCGCACCGCAATCCGAGCTGGATGGATCAGGCCTGCTGTGGATGGCGGTGCTGCTGTCGTCGGTCTACGACGGCATCGCTCAATCCGCCCGTGACTGGCTGGTGCACTGGCTGGAACAGCGCACACCCTCCAACCTTGGCGCGGCGCTGTCGACCCTGCCGCGCTTTCAGGAAACCGTCGGGCAGATCGATACTCTGCTGTTCGCCAATCGCAGCCTGCTGCAATCGGCTGCTCAAGGGCACACACCTGCCCAGCACGCCGGGCAGATCAAATACCTGATAACCGGCAACGCCATTCGCGCGGTGGAGCTGGCCATCGAGGCTTCGGGGAATCCTGGACTGTCACGCAGCAACCCGTTGCAGCGCCACTACCGCAACGTCCTGTGCGGTCGGGTGCATACCCCACAGAACGATGCGGTGCTGGCCAGCGTGGGCAAGGCGGCGTTTGCGGCACGCAGCAAAGACCAATAA
- a CDS encoding molybdopterin guanine dinucleotide-containing S/N-oxide reductase, giving the protein MSFTSLHWGAYRPQVEDGKLTGLLPAEWDKDPSPIGDSVAEAITSPTRIRRPAIRRSFLQQAGGRPDLRGQEPFVEVSWEVALDLVASELQRVRHEHGNQAIFGGSYGWGSAGRFHHAQSQLHRFLNCIGGYVFSTDSYSLGAGRVLMPHIVGNMDWLLAAHTSWKNLAEHCELFVAFGGLPAKNAQTSPGGASDHLLGDALQRMSDAGVQFVNVSPLRDDLVGPTHNQWLAVRPGSDTALMMALSWVLISEGLHNEDFVQRYTVGYARFREYLLGHTDGQPKDPRWAEALTDIPAQQIVELARRMASKRTMINVAYSLQRSLHGEQPFWMTVTLAALLGQIGLPGAGFGLGYGCMNNTGSGRKAFSGPRFSQGSNPVKAFIPVARVTDMLLNPGKPFDYNGQQRRYPDIRLVYWAGGNIFHHHQDLNRLLEAWQRPQTIIVHEQFWTAQARYADIVLPATTALERNDIGSSASDRFMIAMQQAIEPVGESRDDYSILAALAERLGVAQAFTEGRDAGEWLRFIYDESRQRAETFGITLPEFEQFWRDGVLEIDYPHTDNVLLESFRHDPDAHPLPTPSGRIEIFSERIAGFGYADCPGHPVWLEKPAPTHALHLLSNQPKTRLHSQYDHGSYSRSSKIEAREPLTLNPLDARARGLVDGDVVKVFNERGAFLAGVIVSDGIRPGVVQIATGAWFDPLVHGERGSLEKHGNPNVITEDVGASSLSQGCSAQTASVDIVKWDQDLPPVTAFEPPSLL; this is encoded by the coding sequence ATGAGTTTCACATCATTGCACTGGGGCGCTTACCGTCCACAGGTCGAGGACGGCAAGCTGACCGGGCTGCTGCCGGCAGAATGGGATAAGGACCCGTCTCCGATCGGCGATTCGGTTGCCGAGGCCATTACCTCACCGACCCGCATCAGGCGCCCGGCGATACGCCGCAGTTTTCTTCAGCAGGCCGGTGGACGGCCGGATCTGCGTGGTCAGGAGCCGTTCGTCGAGGTTTCCTGGGAGGTCGCGCTGGATCTGGTCGCCAGCGAGTTGCAGCGAGTCCGGCACGAGCACGGCAATCAGGCTATTTTCGGCGGCAGCTATGGCTGGGGCAGCGCGGGGCGTTTTCATCACGCGCAAAGCCAGTTGCATCGCTTCCTTAACTGCATCGGCGGTTATGTGTTCAGCACCGACAGCTACAGTCTGGGTGCCGGGCGGGTACTGATGCCGCACATCGTCGGCAACATGGACTGGCTGCTGGCGGCGCATACCTCCTGGAAAAATCTGGCCGAGCATTGCGAGCTGTTCGTCGCGTTCGGTGGCTTGCCCGCCAAGAATGCCCAGACCAGCCCCGGTGGTGCCAGCGACCATCTGCTGGGCGACGCGCTACAGCGTATGTCCGACGCGGGGGTGCAGTTCGTCAATGTCAGCCCGCTGCGTGACGATCTGGTCGGCCCGACGCATAACCAGTGGCTGGCGGTACGTCCCGGCAGCGACACGGCGTTGATGATGGCACTGTCCTGGGTGTTGATCAGCGAAGGGCTGCACAACGAGGATTTCGTCCAGCGCTATACCGTGGGCTATGCACGTTTTCGCGAGTACCTGCTGGGCCACACTGATGGCCAGCCGAAAGACCCGCGCTGGGCCGAGGCGCTGACCGATATTCCTGCGCAGCAGATTGTCGAGCTGGCCCGACGCATGGCCAGCAAGCGCACCATGATCAACGTCGCCTATTCATTGCAGCGTTCGCTACATGGCGAGCAACCGTTCTGGATGACCGTGACTCTGGCCGCGCTGTTGGGGCAGATCGGTTTGCCCGGTGCCGGTTTCGGTCTGGGGTATGGCTGCATGAACAACACCGGCAGTGGCCGCAAAGCGTTCTCGGGGCCGCGCTTTTCCCAGGGCAGCAACCCGGTCAAGGCGTTCATTCCGGTCGCGCGGGTGACGGACATGTTGCTCAACCCCGGGAAGCCCTTCGATTACAACGGGCAGCAACGCAGGTACCCGGACATTCGCCTGGTGTACTGGGCGGGTGGCAATATCTTTCACCACCATCAGGACCTCAATCGGCTGCTGGAGGCGTGGCAGCGGCCGCAAACCATCATCGTCCACGAGCAGTTCTGGACAGCCCAGGCACGCTATGCCGACATCGTGCTGCCGGCCACCACGGCCCTGGAGCGAAATGACATCGGCAGTTCGGCCTCCGACCGTTTCATGATCGCCATGCAGCAGGCGATCGAGCCCGTGGGAGAGTCGCGTGACGACTACTCGATTCTGGCCGCGCTGGCCGAACGGCTGGGAGTGGCACAAGCGTTTACCGAAGGTCGGGATGCGGGGGAATGGCTGCGCTTTATCTATGACGAGTCTCGGCAACGGGCCGAAACGTTTGGCATCACCCTGCCGGAGTTCGAGCAGTTCTGGCGTGACGGTGTACTGGAAATAGACTACCCGCACACCGACAACGTGCTGCTTGAATCCTTTCGTCATGACCCTGACGCGCATCCGTTGCCGACGCCGTCCGGGCGCATCGAAATTTTCTCCGAGCGCATCGCAGGCTTTGGCTATGCCGATTGTCCCGGTCACCCGGTGTGGCTGGAAAAGCCTGCGCCGACCCACGCGCTGCACCTGTTGTCCAACCAACCGAAAACCCGTTTGCACAGCCAGTACGACCACGGCAGTTACAGTCGCTCTTCGAAAATTGAGGCGCGCGAGCCGCTGACCCTCAACCCGCTGGATGCTCGCGCCCGTGGACTGGTCGATGGCGATGTGGTCAAGGTGTTCAACGAGCGTGGCGCGTTTTTGGCCGGGGTGATCGTGTCGGACGGCATTCGCCCCGGCGTAGTGCAGATTGCCACCGGGGCCTGGTTCGACCCGCTGGTGCATGGCGAGCGGGGCAGCCTGGAAAAACACGGCAACCCGAATGTGATCACCGAAGATGTGGGCGCCTCCAGCCTGTCGCAGGGCTGTTCAGCACAGACAGCATCGGTGGACATCGTCAAATGGGATCAGGACCTGCCGCCGGTGACGGCGTTCGAGCCGCCGTCACTGCTCTGA
- a CDS encoding ABC transporter substrate-binding protein, whose translation MPVENLPVPTTLVRWSQRLLKGLSLGLVASLNTQAANLIVGDQSYSARTVMEAAGVLKDLSYELEWKQFTAGSPVAEALNVGSLDIGLLGDSPALFMGALGAPIKVIGVSRQNLDGVAIVVRKDSPIKTVADLAGKKVAIWKGSFSQQLMLTALDKAGVARDAVDYRYLSALDSSHALDGGSVDAIATWEPYVTQQERQGARIIATAEGLIPAQSFIVANDLAIKDKRAQISDFLQRLQAARAWSVSDPQHDERYANAWAALTKADAEVARRWFSRAQVVVVPITAQVVAGAQQTIDFFNNAGLTKRYPAASVFDESFSAALAYQAQVVR comes from the coding sequence ATGCCTGTGGAGAACCTACCTGTGCCAACGACCCTCGTCCGCTGGAGCCAACGCTTGCTGAAGGGGCTGTCGCTGGGCCTCGTGGCCTCGCTCAATACCCAGGCGGCCAATCTGATCGTCGGCGATCAGAGCTACAGCGCCCGTACCGTGATGGAAGCCGCCGGGGTCCTCAAGGATCTGTCTTACGAACTGGAATGGAAGCAGTTCACCGCAGGCTCGCCGGTCGCCGAGGCCTTGAACGTCGGCAGCCTGGATATTGGCTTGCTGGGTGATTCGCCTGCGCTGTTCATGGGCGCGCTGGGGGCTCCGATCAAGGTCATCGGTGTGTCGCGACAGAACCTCGACGGCGTTGCCATCGTTGTGCGTAAGGACTCGCCAATCAAGACCGTGGCGGATCTGGCGGGCAAGAAGGTCGCCATCTGGAAAGGTTCGTTCAGCCAGCAACTGATGCTCACTGCACTGGACAAGGCAGGTGTCGCCCGCGATGCCGTTGACTATCGCTACCTCAGCGCACTGGATTCTTCCCATGCGCTGGACGGCGGTTCGGTGGATGCGATTGCTACCTGGGAGCCCTACGTCACTCAACAGGAACGACAGGGCGCGCGGATTATCGCGACTGCCGAGGGCTTGATTCCGGCGCAAAGCTTCATCGTCGCCAACGATCTGGCCATCAAGGACAAGCGTGCGCAGATCAGCGATTTCCTGCAACGCCTGCAGGCCGCCCGGGCCTGGTCGGTCAGCGATCCGCAGCACGATGAACGCTATGCCAACGCCTGGGCCGCGCTGACCAAGGCCGATGCCGAGGTAGCACGCCGCTGGTTTTCCCGTGCTCAGGTAGTGGTCGTGCCGATCACTGCGCAAGTGGTGGCCGGTGCGCAGCAGACCATCGATTTCTTCAACAACGCTGGGCTGACCAAGCGTTATCCTGCTGCCAGCGTGTTTGACGAGTCGTTCAGTGCCGCGCTGGCCTATCAGGCGCAAGTAGTGCGCTGA
- a CDS encoding LysR family transcriptional regulator — protein sequence MNPFEDMRMFCQVMESGSLTAASDKLGLSKQFVSRRLMQLEARLGVRLLNRSTRRLDVTPLGQSYYESALRLLAELEQVEQGITGQNNEPRGTLRVSAPLSFAVTHLASLLPLFLQRYREVAVEVDLSDRPVDVISEGYDVVLRIGVLEDSSLIARRIASIDRVYCASPAYLAERGTPQKPEDLHTHDCLPYGHSRQALWRFQGQDKPLTLNVSGRMRANNGELLRESAIAGLGITYLPTFIVSAALREGSLVRVLDNLRPEPLTLSAVYPQHRQASRPVQAFIEFLRERLESGLELNDRQA from the coding sequence ATGAACCCTTTTGAAGACATGCGCATGTTCTGCCAGGTAATGGAGTCCGGCAGCCTGACCGCCGCGTCCGACAAGTTGGGCCTGTCCAAGCAGTTCGTCAGTCGTCGCCTGATGCAACTGGAGGCGCGTCTGGGCGTACGCCTGCTCAACCGCTCGACGCGACGTCTGGATGTCACGCCGTTGGGGCAGAGTTACTACGAGTCGGCTCTGCGTCTGCTCGCCGAGCTGGAGCAGGTGGAGCAGGGCATCACCGGGCAGAACAACGAACCGCGTGGCACTCTGCGCGTGAGTGCGCCGCTGTCGTTTGCCGTTACACACCTGGCGAGCCTGCTGCCGCTGTTTTTGCAGCGCTATCGCGAGGTGGCGGTGGAAGTGGACCTGAGTGATCGTCCGGTGGATGTGATCAGCGAAGGCTACGACGTGGTGCTGCGTATCGGGGTGCTGGAAGATTCCAGTCTGATCGCCCGGCGCATTGCCTCGATCGACCGGGTGTACTGCGCCAGCCCGGCATACCTGGCCGAGCGCGGCACACCACAAAAGCCCGAAGACCTGCACACCCATGATTGCCTGCCCTATGGCCACAGCCGTCAGGCGCTATGGCGTTTTCAAGGGCAGGACAAGCCGTTGACCCTCAATGTCAGCGGGCGTATGCGCGCCAATAATGGCGAGCTGCTGAGGGAATCAGCCATTGCCGGGCTGGGCATCACCTATTTGCCTACCTTCATTGTCAGCGCGGCGTTGCGCGAGGGCAGCCTGGTTCGTGTGCTGGACAACCTGCGTCCCGAGCCGTTGACGCTGTCAGCGGTTTATCCGCAACACCGACAGGCGTCGCGACCGGTGCAGGCATTCATCGAGTTCCTGCGCGAGCGTCTGGAGTCAGGTCTCGAACTGAATGATCGGCAAGCTTGA